The Eleutherodactylus coqui strain aEleCoq1 chromosome 13, aEleCoq1.hap1, whole genome shotgun sequence genome includes a window with the following:
- the LOC136587658 gene encoding uncharacterized protein isoform X2, with protein sequence MNRCADPEHGQEESDNTLNNAPTHSVQDGVQTPRLSCLSSSISHKAEEEFSSRKRQRTLNGPLCSPTIHKPQTNTSQDVQSTNDHERRPDRDTSCLQGPGEPYRTARPGSRVTALYSELVRELEAQIAELHQILASRDEAAKVQEWKIQELEKENQELRRHVQTLEEQNDALSRRGLCAIKEGDRLVGPDVVTDGNISFLKNLAGFLETNSESQASLPQTSSTPLPSSESKLPSAENLASPIPPPTPEPGHPNAPNDVTSAPPDAMLRVSGVTSGFQYWMKMDDGVENTIPESCVLWEEPLQETLPDGTPAWASPIESNGRPKLELVPASGVYITYQQLEDLSLIPPDKPKLMTRRLLDYFFSRETLARSSATGQRIAHNNTTMEKPLRLPDTVVTAIKAYVTRACGRGCNFNAVINSKCGTSRRAVKKMSIRIDWTEGGTKHCPRTVAKAPAQRLQSPNEKAAVTGTKATETLITENVPQDS encoded by the exons ATGAACCGCTGTGCAGATCCTGAACATGGCCAAGAAGAGTCCGACAACACCCTCAACAATGCGCCCACACACAGCGTGCAAGATGGCGTCCAGACACCCAG ATTGTCCTGTTTGTCTTCATCAATTTCACACAAAGCTGAAGAGGAGTTCTCTTCCAGGAAACGTCAAAGAACCTTGAATGGACCTCTGTGCTCGCCCACAATCCATAAGCCCCAAACCAACACTTCACAAGATGttcaaagtactaatgaccatGAAAGAAGACCTGATAGAGATACAAGTTGTCTCCAAGGTCCTGGAGAACCATACCGGACTGCACGGCCTGGAAGCCGGGTAACTGCACTTTATTCTGAGTTAGTTCGGGAACTGGAGGCACAGATTGCAGAACTGCATCAAATCTTGGCTTCTCGGGATGAAGCCGCTAAAGTACAAGAATGGAAAATCCAGGAACTGGAGAAAGAAAATCAAGAATTAAGAAGGCATGTCCAGACATTGGAGGAGCAGAATGATGCTTTGTCTCGTAGGGGACTCTGTGCAATAAAGGAAGGGGACCGACTTGTGGGACCAGATG TGGTCACTGACGGCAACATCTCCTTCTTGAAGAACCTGGCTGGATTTCTGGAGACAAATTCAGAATCGCAG GCCTCCCTTCCCCAAACCTCATCTACACCCCTCCCGTCAAGTGAAAGCAAGCTCCCCTCAGCAGAAAACCTAGCATCCCCTATTCCACCACCCACGCCGGAGCCTGGGCATCCTAATGCACCAAATGACGTGACCAGCGCTCCTCCAGATGCCATGCTGCGGGTCTCCGGGGTGACAAGTGGCTTCCAGTATTGGATGAAGATGGATGATGGTGTAGAGAACACAATACCTGAATCTTGTGTGTTATGGGAGGAACCACTACAAGAAACATTGCCAGATGGGACTCCTGCGTGGGCTTCACCTATAGAG AGTAATGGACGTCCTAAACTGGAGTTGGTGCCAGCATCTGGGGTGTACATCACTTACCAGCAGCTGGAGGACCTATCTCTTATCCCGCCAGATAAACCCAAACTAATGACCCGGCGACTGCTGGATTACTTCTTCTCTAGGGAGACCCTGGCACGATCTTCAGCCACAGGACAGCGGATTGCGCATAATAATACCACTATGGAGAAACCCCTACGGCTGCCTGATACAGTAGTAACTGCCATCAAAG CCTATGTGACAAGGGCTTGTGGCCGTGGCTGTAACTTCAATGCAGTTATAAACAGTAAATGCGGCACGTCCCGAAGGGCCGTGAAAAAGATGTCCATACGCATTGACTGGACAGAGGGAGGCACTAAACACTGCCCCAGAACTGTAGCTAAAGCACCAGCTCAGAGGCTGCAATCTCCGAATGAAAAGGCTGCAGTCACTGGAACAAAGGCAACAGAGACATTGATCACAGAGAACGTGCCACAGGACAGCTGA
- the LOC136587658 gene encoding uncharacterized protein isoform X1: MNRCADPEHGQEESDNTLNNAPTHSVQDGVQTPRLSCLSSSISHKAEEEFSSRKRQRTLNGPLCSPTIHKPQTNTSQDVQSTNDHERRPDRDTSCLQGPGEPYRTARPGSRVTALYSELVRELEAQIAELHQILASRDEAAKVQEWKIQELEKENQELRRHVQTLEEQNDALSRRGLCAIKEGDRLVGPDGQSVVVTDGNISFLKNLAGFLETNSESQASLPQTSSTPLPSSESKLPSAENLASPIPPPTPEPGHPNAPNDVTSAPPDAMLRVSGVTSGFQYWMKMDDGVENTIPESCVLWEEPLQETLPDGTPAWASPIESNGRPKLELVPASGVYITYQQLEDLSLIPPDKPKLMTRRLLDYFFSRETLARSSATGQRIAHNNTTMEKPLRLPDTVVTAIKAYVTRACGRGCNFNAVINSKCGTSRRAVKKMSIRIDWTEGGTKHCPRTVAKAPAQRLQSPNEKAAVTGTKATETLITENVPQDS, translated from the exons ATGAACCGCTGTGCAGATCCTGAACATGGCCAAGAAGAGTCCGACAACACCCTCAACAATGCGCCCACACACAGCGTGCAAGATGGCGTCCAGACACCCAG ATTGTCCTGTTTGTCTTCATCAATTTCACACAAAGCTGAAGAGGAGTTCTCTTCCAGGAAACGTCAAAGAACCTTGAATGGACCTCTGTGCTCGCCCACAATCCATAAGCCCCAAACCAACACTTCACAAGATGttcaaagtactaatgaccatGAAAGAAGACCTGATAGAGATACAAGTTGTCTCCAAGGTCCTGGAGAACCATACCGGACTGCACGGCCTGGAAGCCGGGTAACTGCACTTTATTCTGAGTTAGTTCGGGAACTGGAGGCACAGATTGCAGAACTGCATCAAATCTTGGCTTCTCGGGATGAAGCCGCTAAAGTACAAGAATGGAAAATCCAGGAACTGGAGAAAGAAAATCAAGAATTAAGAAGGCATGTCCAGACATTGGAGGAGCAGAATGATGCTTTGTCTCGTAGGGGACTCTGTGCAATAAAGGAAGGGGACCGACTTGTGGGACCAGATGGTCAGTCTGTGG TGGTCACTGACGGCAACATCTCCTTCTTGAAGAACCTGGCTGGATTTCTGGAGACAAATTCAGAATCGCAG GCCTCCCTTCCCCAAACCTCATCTACACCCCTCCCGTCAAGTGAAAGCAAGCTCCCCTCAGCAGAAAACCTAGCATCCCCTATTCCACCACCCACGCCGGAGCCTGGGCATCCTAATGCACCAAATGACGTGACCAGCGCTCCTCCAGATGCCATGCTGCGGGTCTCCGGGGTGACAAGTGGCTTCCAGTATTGGATGAAGATGGATGATGGTGTAGAGAACACAATACCTGAATCTTGTGTGTTATGGGAGGAACCACTACAAGAAACATTGCCAGATGGGACTCCTGCGTGGGCTTCACCTATAGAG AGTAATGGACGTCCTAAACTGGAGTTGGTGCCAGCATCTGGGGTGTACATCACTTACCAGCAGCTGGAGGACCTATCTCTTATCCCGCCAGATAAACCCAAACTAATGACCCGGCGACTGCTGGATTACTTCTTCTCTAGGGAGACCCTGGCACGATCTTCAGCCACAGGACAGCGGATTGCGCATAATAATACCACTATGGAGAAACCCCTACGGCTGCCTGATACAGTAGTAACTGCCATCAAAG CCTATGTGACAAGGGCTTGTGGCCGTGGCTGTAACTTCAATGCAGTTATAAACAGTAAATGCGGCACGTCCCGAAGGGCCGTGAAAAAGATGTCCATACGCATTGACTGGACAGAGGGAGGCACTAAACACTGCCCCAGAACTGTAGCTAAAGCACCAGCTCAGAGGCTGCAATCTCCGAATGAAAAGGCTGCAGTCACTGGAACAAAGGCAACAGAGACATTGATCACAGAGAACGTGCCACAGGACAGCTGA